In one window of Vibrio sp. JC009 DNA:
- a CDS encoding DUF2066 domain-containing protein encodes MRFFTLLLMGLFVFPVQATTKVNVFSVEVMLDTNDAEAETKARSEGLKNVIVRASGEKNVADNAIIKKALRSSSKYLSQIGYGEQSGNPTLKMVFNPPQIQSLLTQAQLPYWSDERANLAVWVVEENRRGREILWEQSESPFINQLRYYAALRGLPVTVPVGDFEDVTGIAPTDLWGGFLEPLSNVTKRYPVDAVLVLRVHKMGSKDGIRWSLYDSKPEMLTSLSLQPVSGTQVGQTAQALEKVIDEVTNYYAQKSAVKRTGESSESVLADFIGISSANSFFVLEKQLKQMQSVAFVEVVQVVGQRVTFRVNLLASDAEFENELIQNSDIKKIDREFTEAVPQLDVVPSDNVETGITPYEGSSEANTVSAEEKSDLSSGSELSGISENSLIYEWLR; translated from the coding sequence ATGCGCTTTTTCACTTTATTGTTAATGGGATTATTTGTTTTTCCTGTTCAGGCGACTACGAAAGTAAATGTTTTTAGCGTGGAAGTCATGCTGGATACCAACGACGCTGAAGCCGAAACCAAAGCTCGTTCAGAGGGTCTGAAAAATGTCATTGTCAGGGCCTCTGGCGAAAAAAATGTGGCGGATAATGCGATAATTAAAAAAGCATTAAGAAGCAGTTCAAAGTATCTTTCACAGATCGGCTATGGTGAGCAATCAGGAAATCCTACGCTGAAAATGGTTTTTAACCCGCCACAGATTCAGTCGCTACTGACTCAGGCGCAATTGCCATACTGGTCAGATGAAAGGGCAAATCTAGCCGTCTGGGTTGTTGAAGAAAACCGCCGCGGACGTGAGATTCTTTGGGAACAGTCTGAAAGTCCGTTTATCAATCAGCTTCGTTACTATGCCGCACTGCGTGGATTACCGGTTACCGTGCCCGTTGGAGACTTTGAAGATGTGACCGGTATTGCGCCAACGGATCTCTGGGGAGGTTTCTTAGAACCTCTTAGTAATGTCACCAAACGCTATCCGGTTGACGCCGTGCTTGTGTTGCGTGTTCATAAAATGGGTTCAAAAGATGGTATACGCTGGTCGCTTTACGACTCAAAGCCTGAAATGCTGACCTCGTTATCACTGCAGCCTGTTAGTGGAACACAAGTGGGCCAGACGGCTCAGGCGCTTGAAAAAGTGATTGATGAGGTCACTAATTACTACGCTCAGAAAAGTGCAGTGAAAAGAACGGGAGAGTCTTCAGAATCTGTCCTTGCTGACTTTATCGGTATCAGCAGTGCCAACAGTTTCTTTGTTTTAGAAAAGCAGTTAAAGCAGATGCAGAGTGTTGCATTTGTAGAAGTGGTTCAGGTAGTTGGTCAGCGTGTTACCTTCAGAGTGAATCTGCTGGCTTCTGATGCTGAGTTTGAAAATGAACTGATTCAGAACAGCGATATCAAAAAAATTGACCGTGAGTTTACCGAAGCCGTTCCGCAGCTGGATGTGGTTCCTTCCGACAATGTGGAAACCGGAATAACGCCTTATGAGGGAAGCTCTGAAGCCAATACTGTTTCAGCAGAAGAGAAATCAGACCTTTCTTCTGGCAGTGAACTCTCAGGAATATCAGAAAATAGTCTGATATATGAGTGGCTAAGATAA
- the purN gene encoding phosphoribosylglycinamide formyltransferase, with amino-acid sequence MQNIVVLISGNGTNLQAVIDACGSLITKGQVSAVFSDKAGAYGLERAKNAGIDAIVLDPKAYQSRELFDQALMTEIDTYKPDLIVLAGYMRILSDEFVRHYLGRMINVHPSLLPKYTGLNTHQRAIDAGDTVHGTSVHFVTEELDGGPVILQAEVPVFEDDTAEILNERIQSQEHRIYPMTIQWFVEGRLEMKQGKAWLDGQELGPKGYAP; translated from the coding sequence ATGCAAAACATTGTTGTTCTTATCTCAGGAAACGGAACCAACCTGCAGGCTGTGATTGATGCCTGCGGGTCTTTGATCACTAAAGGACAAGTGTCGGCAGTATTTTCAGATAAAGCCGGTGCATACGGACTGGAAAGAGCAAAAAATGCAGGTATCGATGCCATCGTTCTGGATCCGAAAGCTTATCAATCCCGTGAGCTTTTTGACCAGGCTCTGATGACAGAGATCGATACTTATAAGCCTGATCTAATCGTTCTGGCCGGATATATGCGCATACTCAGCGATGAGTTTGTCCGCCATTATCTGGGCAGAATGATCAATGTTCACCCCTCCCTTTTACCTAAATATACCGGTCTGAATACTCATCAGAGAGCTATTGATGCCGGCGACACTGTTCACGGCACATCCGTACACTTTGTAACTGAAGAGCTGGATGGCGGCCCTGTTATTTTACAAGCTGAAGTCCCGGTCTTTGAGGATGACACAGCCGAAATCCTGAATGAAAGAATTCAGTCTCAGGAACATAGAATCTACCCGATGACCATTCAGTGGTTTGTTGAAGGCAGGCTGGAGATGAAACAAGGTAAAGCCTGGCTAGACGGACAAGAGCTGGGGCCAAAGGGTTACGCCCCATAG
- the purM gene encoding phosphoribosylformylglycinamidine cyclo-ligase has protein sequence MSGNNSSLSYKDAGVDIDAGNALVDRIKGVVKRTRRPEVMGGIGGFGALCELPTKYKEPVLVSGTDGVGTKLRLALDMKKHDTIGIDLVAMCVNDLIVQGAEPLFFLDYYATGKLDVDTAADVVSGIGEGCIQSGCALIGGETAEMPGMYEGEDYDVAGFCVGVVEKSEVIDGTKVTAGDALIAVGSSGPHSNGYSLIRKIIEVSGADLTEELNGHSIGEQLLEPTKIYIKSALKMIAEHDIHAISHITGGGFWENIPRVLPEGTKAVVDGSSWEWPAIFNWLQEKGNVETFEMYRTFNCGVGLVVALPKDQADAAVELLKAEGENAWVIGEIAQAKDGEEQVEIN, from the coding sequence GTGAGTGGTAATAACTCTTCTCTTAGCTATAAAGACGCTGGTGTTGATATTGATGCAGGTAATGCTCTGGTAGACAGAATTAAAGGTGTTGTTAAACGCACCCGTCGCCCTGAAGTAATGGGCGGTATTGGTGGTTTTGGCGCGCTGTGCGAACTGCCAACCAAATATAAAGAGCCTGTTCTGGTTTCAGGTACCGATGGCGTGGGAACTAAACTTCGTCTTGCTCTGGACATGAAAAAGCACGACACCATTGGTATCGACCTTGTGGCTATGTGTGTTAACGACCTGATTGTTCAGGGCGCAGAACCACTGTTCTTCCTTGACTACTACGCGACCGGCAAACTGGATGTAGACACAGCAGCTGACGTGGTAAGCGGTATCGGCGAAGGCTGTATTCAGTCTGGTTGTGCACTTATCGGTGGCGAAACGGCAGAAATGCCGGGAATGTACGAAGGCGAAGATTACGACGTTGCAGGCTTCTGTGTTGGTGTTGTAGAAAAGTCTGAAGTAATTGACGGCACGAAAGTGACAGCCGGTGATGCACTGATTGCTGTTGGCTCAAGCGGCCCTCACTCTAACGGTTACTCACTAATCCGTAAGATTATTGAAGTATCAGGCGCTGATTTAACAGAAGAGCTAAACGGCCACTCTATCGGTGAACAACTGCTGGAACCGACTAAGATTTATATCAAGTCAGCACTGAAAATGATTGCTGAACATGATATCCACGCTATCTCTCATATTACCGGTGGCGGCTTTTGGGAAAACATCCCGCGCGTTCTGCCTGAAGGTACAAAAGCGGTTGTTGATGGCTCAAGCTGGGAATGGCCTGCTATCTTTAACTGGCTACAGGAAAAAGGTAACGTTGAGACCTTCGAAATGTACCGTACCTTCAACTGTGGTGTTGGCCTTGTTGTTGCACTTCCTAAGGATCAGGCTGATGCGGCAGTGGAACTACTGAAAGCTGAAGGCGAAAACGCCTGGGTAATTGGTGAGATTGCTCAAGCGAAAGATGGCGAAGAGCAGGTAGAAATTAACTAA
- a CDS encoding AraC family transcriptional regulator produces the protein MKRANKFVISPTWKLLLSDMQIDINAVLANARLPADLFNRPNPTLSPVEYFQLWYGIDKAAGERQLPLLLARHMTVESFDAPIFASICSQDLNTAVSRLREYKPLIGPMILDIEETEKETRLEISCYGHQGPLPASLSLSEMVFFTQLARLATREPITPLAVELPELPENTEEFESYFGCKLEPGKQVAIRFSAEDARKPFMTQNAAMWEFFESKLNQKLADMTSSANTVDRVRAVLLEALPGGQSTIEHVAEKLAMSKRTLQRKLTAEAETYQSVLQSVRAELADHYLEKSSMSLGEISFLLGFSESNSFIRAYSSWKGISPGNYREMFH, from the coding sequence ATGAAAAGGGCAAATAAGTTTGTTATCTCTCCCACATGGAAATTGCTGCTAAGTGATATGCAGATAGATATCAATGCGGTACTGGCCAATGCCAGGCTTCCGGCAGACTTGTTTAACCGGCCAAATCCCACTCTTTCACCTGTGGAATATTTTCAGCTCTGGTATGGAATTGATAAAGCGGCGGGAGAGCGACAGCTCCCGCTTCTTCTGGCAAGGCATATGACGGTGGAGTCATTCGATGCACCGATATTTGCGTCAATTTGCAGCCAGGACCTTAATACCGCCGTATCACGGCTGAGAGAGTACAAACCTCTTATCGGGCCTATGATTCTGGACATAGAAGAGACAGAAAAAGAGACCAGACTTGAAATAAGCTGTTATGGTCATCAGGGGCCGCTTCCTGCCTCACTGAGTTTAAGCGAAATGGTATTTTTTACTCAGCTTGCCCGTTTAGCCACCCGTGAACCTATTACTCCTCTGGCGGTGGAGTTACCAGAACTGCCGGAGAACACCGAAGAGTTTGAATCTTATTTCGGCTGCAAGTTAGAACCGGGTAAGCAGGTTGCAATACGCTTCAGTGCAGAAGATGCCCGTAAACCCTTTATGACTCAGAATGCCGCTATGTGGGAGTTCTTTGAAAGTAAACTTAATCAGAAGCTGGCGGATATGACATCCAGTGCTAATACGGTGGACAGGGTGCGGGCTGTTTTACTGGAAGCGCTGCCCGGCGGACAAAGCACCATAGAACACGTGGCTGAAAAACTGGCCATGAGTAAGCGCACACTACAGCGTAAACTGACAGCTGAAGCGGAGACGTATCAGTCAGTTTTGCAATCTGTCCGTGCTGAATTAGCGGACCATTACCTGGAAAAATCCAGCATGTCGCTGGGGGAGATCTCTTTTCTGCTGGGATTTAGTGAATCAAATTCATTTATCCGCGCTTACAGCTCCTGGAAAGGGATATCGCCGGGGAATTACCGGGAGATGTTTCACTAA
- a CDS encoding SDR family oxidoreductase codes for MTTSNTALITGASGGIGLELARIHAQKCGDLVLVARSEDKLNQLKAELESQYKVSVTVLAEDLSQADSAERIFKQTEALGLQIDTLINNAGFGGHGLFHERELAADQAMMQVNMVTLTNLTHYYLKGMVARNNGRVLNVSSTASFIPGPLQAVYYATKAYVTSFTQAVAEEVREYNVTATALCPGAVATGFVAAGDLQGIDIWKNAKTPASVAKCGYSAMEKGELVAFNEGKLRFMLDWIIPFLPRKMVLKTSRQAMEKSA; via the coding sequence ATGACAACTTCAAATACAGCACTGATTACAGGCGCATCGGGTGGCATTGGTTTAGAACTGGCGCGAATTCATGCGCAAAAATGTGGTGACCTGGTACTGGTTGCCCGTTCGGAAGATAAACTGAACCAGCTTAAAGCTGAGCTGGAAAGCCAGTATAAAGTCAGTGTGACAGTGCTGGCGGAAGATCTGTCACAGGCCGATTCGGCAGAGCGTATTTTTAAGCAGACAGAAGCGCTTGGTTTGCAGATTGATACCCTGATTAACAATGCCGGTTTTGGTGGCCACGGTCTGTTCCACGAACGTGAGCTGGCGGCTGATCAGGCAATGATGCAGGTAAATATGGTGACTCTGACCAACCTGACTCACTATTACCTGAAAGGTATGGTGGCGCGTAACAATGGCCGTGTTCTGAATGTCTCCTCCACGGCTTCGTTTATACCAGGACCACTACAAGCGGTGTACTATGCAACTAAAGCGTACGTCACTTCGTTTACTCAGGCGGTTGCTGAAGAGGTACGCGAGTACAATGTTACTGCTACCGCTCTGTGTCCGGGTGCGGTGGCTACAGGCTTTGTTGCGGCAGGCGATCTTCAGGGCATCGATATCTGGAAAAATGCAAAAACACCGGCCTCTGTTGCCAAGTGCGGTTACTCTGCTATGGAAAAGGGTGAGCTGGTGGCCTTTAATGAAGGTAAACTACGCTTTATGCTGGACTGGATTATTCCGTTCCTGCCAAGAAAAATGGTATTGAAAACCTCTCGTCAGGCAATGGAAAAATCAGCTTAA
- a CDS encoding uracil-xanthine permease family protein, whose protein sequence is MTNVIQGAQMLFVAFGALVLVPLLTGLDPNVALFGAGVGTLLFQFITRRSVPIFLASSFAFIAPIMYGVQTWGIAGTMGGLMAAGAVYVLMGAVIKAKGVEVIHKLLPPVVVGPVIIVIGLGLAPVAVNMALGKTGDGAVQLVDADLALWISCASLLTVIAISVFAKGFLKLLPIVGGIAVGYTISLVMGIVDFTPVAQASWLALPNFTMPEFNINAILFMIPVAIAPAVEHVGDMLAISQVTGKDYLKKPGLHRTIMGDGVATMAASMVGAPPNTTYSEVTGAVMLTKAFNPVIMTWAAVTAIVLALVGKLGAILQTIPVPVMGGIMILLFGSIATVGLNTLIKNNVDLHKSRNLAIVAVTLVFGIGGMAFGIGEFSLQGVSLCGIVAILLNLILPHDLGESHVVDNAQMEEDA, encoded by the coding sequence ATGACAAACGTAATTCAAGGCGCTCAAATGCTCTTCGTCGCATTTGGTGCATTGGTTCTTGTTCCTCTTCTTACAGGTCTTGATCCAAACGTTGCACTTTTCGGAGCCGGTGTCGGTACTCTTTTATTCCAATTTATCACCCGCCGCTCTGTTCCTATCTTTCTCGCTTCATCCTTCGCCTTTATTGCTCCTATTATGTACGGTGTCCAGACCTGGGGTATCGCAGGTACTATGGGTGGCCTGATGGCAGCTGGTGCGGTTTACGTGCTTATGGGTGCCGTTATTAAAGCGAAAGGTGTGGAGGTTATTCATAAACTTCTGCCACCGGTTGTTGTGGGTCCGGTTATCATTGTTATCGGCCTGGGTCTGGCTCCTGTCGCAGTTAATATGGCGCTGGGCAAAACCGGTGACGGTGCAGTTCAGCTTGTGGATGCGGACCTTGCTCTATGGATCTCCTGTGCATCACTGCTGACAGTAATCGCGATCAGCGTATTTGCTAAAGGTTTCCTTAAACTGCTTCCAATCGTTGGCGGTATCGCTGTTGGTTACACCATCAGCCTTGTTATGGGTATTGTGGACTTCACACCGGTTGCTCAGGCTTCATGGCTGGCTCTACCAAACTTCACCATGCCTGAATTTAACATCAACGCTATCCTGTTTATGATTCCGGTGGCGATTGCTCCGGCAGTTGAGCACGTTGGCGATATGCTGGCAATCTCTCAGGTAACGGGTAAAGACTACCTGAAGAAGCCTGGCCTGCACCGCACTATTATGGGTGACGGCGTGGCAACTATGGCTGCTTCTATGGTTGGTGCTCCGCCAAACACAACCTACAGTGAAGTAACAGGTGCGGTTATGCTGACAAAAGCATTTAACCCGGTAATCATGACCTGGGCAGCTGTCACAGCCATCGTTCTGGCTCTTGTTGGTAAGCTTGGCGCGATTCTTCAGACTATTCCGGTTCCGGTAATGGGCGGCATCATGATTCTGCTGTTCGGTTCTATCGCAACTGTTGGTCTGAACACACTAATCAAAAACAATGTCGACCTGCACAAGTCACGCAACCTGGCAATTGTTGCGGTAACTCTGGTATTTGGTATCGGTGGTATGGCTTTCGGTATCGGCGAATTCAGCCTTCAGGGTGTCAGCCTTTGCGGTATCGTAGCTATCCTGCTTAACCTTATCCTTCCGCATGATCTTGGCGAATCTCATGTTGTAGATAACGCTCAGATGGAAGAAGATGCGTAA
- the traF gene encoding conjugal transfer protein TraF, which translates to MCFKSLFGILGLALLPSISIASDARSTGMGKAGVASADYTVASFYNPALLATPDQLHGFGAVIAASYAYRQNKENANKVKGIEQFDDLYSLSPENISSELIELTNNNLSSLDGKAIDMSNMEAAYAFAIPNAVLPISFFIQGESTRVDSVHSADYKTGSVESTKDRIENSTHDKYHFFVANYGVTFAQLLNIRGETISLGISPKYQKMSTRTSQDTSGVDDAEVKNYGSGVNFDLGALWYRGPWRMALSVRDIIGQEVDVDESSHYELNPYATLGGAYTGYNYVLTADIDLNKQEHFSHLDDETQFVRFGAEMGTSGWIQFRVGYEADLEDTVDNLLTMGIGLSPWQVVHLDLAYSYRKESSIGFMMNLKVTL; encoded by the coding sequence ATGTGTTTTAAGTCCCTGTTCGGAATTCTCGGACTTGCCCTTCTTCCATCAATATCAATCGCCAGTGACGCCCGAAGTACCGGGATGGGAAAAGCGGGGGTGGCAAGTGCAGACTATACTGTCGCCTCTTTCTATAACCCGGCCCTTTTGGCTACGCCAGACCAGTTACATGGATTTGGTGCTGTCATTGCCGCCAGTTATGCCTACAGACAAAACAAAGAGAACGCCAATAAAGTAAAGGGGATAGAGCAGTTCGATGACCTGTACTCACTCTCGCCGGAAAACATCTCTTCTGAACTGATTGAACTGACAAACAACAACCTGAGCTCACTGGATGGAAAAGCCATCGATATGAGTAATATGGAAGCGGCATATGCTTTCGCTATTCCAAATGCCGTCCTGCCAATAAGTTTTTTTATCCAGGGAGAGAGCACAAGAGTTGATAGTGTTCATTCAGCCGACTATAAAACCGGTTCAGTGGAAAGCACCAAAGATCGTATCGAAAACTCAACACACGATAAGTACCACTTTTTTGTTGCAAACTATGGTGTGACCTTTGCGCAGTTACTGAATATCCGCGGAGAAACGATTTCACTGGGAATCTCTCCCAAGTATCAGAAAATGAGTACCCGAACCTCCCAGGATACATCCGGCGTTGACGATGCAGAGGTAAAAAACTATGGCAGCGGAGTGAACTTTGACCTGGGTGCTCTCTGGTACAGAGGACCCTGGCGCATGGCTCTGTCAGTCAGAGATATTATCGGACAAGAAGTAGATGTTGATGAAAGCAGCCACTATGAATTAAACCCATATGCCACATTAGGAGGCGCATATACCGGCTATAACTATGTGCTCACCGCGGACATTGATCTGAATAAACAAGAGCACTTCTCTCATCTGGATGATGAAACACAATTTGTCCGTTTCGGTGCGGAAATGGGAACATCCGGCTGGATCCAGTTCAGGGTTGGCTATGAAGCAGATCTGGAAGATACAGTGGACAACTTACTCACCATGGGGATTGGTCTTAGCCCATGGCAAGTCGTTCACCTTGATCTTGCCTACAGCTATCGCAAAGAGAGCTCAATTGGTTTTATGATGAACCTTAAGGTAACTTTGTAA
- a CDS encoding M48 family metallopeptidase, producing the protein MLKKVSATIALCVSAAICAPSVSLANNLELPDIGTAAAGTLTIDQELIYGDAYMRMIRSGQPVINDPVLNQYISNLGHKLVANASDVKTPFHFFMIRNRAINAYAFFGGYVALHSGLFLHAKSESELASVMAHEIAHVTQRHLARSMEEQARRSPATIAALAGSLLLAIAAPEAGIAAITATTAGQMQSSINYTRSNEKEADRFGISTLAKAGFDVNAMPAFFSRLADEYRYASTPPPMLLTHPLPEDRITDSRARAQSYPPMRVQPSLEYHLAKSRVVARYANIKPEAAHDWFDRKLKKASEELKVAYEYGKALVYLDNKQLDLAEPILKKLLKQDAVNEFYLDALSDFYIYKKSPETSVNMLKKALTLKPNNPVLMLNLANAEQEAGNNQAAITLLQKYTHDNPSDTNGWQLLAKANNSLGITDEELAARAEIFALRANWNKALMNYTQASQIAELGSLKQARYDARIDQLMVQRDRFLSLQ; encoded by the coding sequence ATGTTAAAAAAAGTAAGTGCAACCATTGCCTTATGTGTTTCAGCCGCCATCTGCGCGCCTTCGGTATCTCTGGCAAACAATCTGGAACTACCTGATATAGGTACCGCTGCGGCCGGCACTCTGACTATTGATCAGGAACTGATCTATGGTGACGCCTATATGCGCATGATTCGTTCCGGTCAGCCGGTCATTAATGACCCTGTTCTGAACCAATATATCTCAAACCTTGGGCACAAGCTTGTCGCCAATGCATCCGATGTAAAAACACCCTTTCACTTTTTTATGATCCGTAACCGGGCAATCAACGCATACGCCTTCTTTGGCGGATATGTTGCACTGCATTCCGGACTTTTCCTGCATGCCAAATCAGAAAGTGAGCTGGCATCTGTGATGGCTCACGAAATAGCCCACGTCACTCAAAGACACCTGGCCCGGAGCATGGAAGAGCAGGCGCGGCGCTCTCCGGCAACTATCGCCGCTCTTGCAGGATCGCTGCTTCTGGCTATTGCAGCTCCTGAAGCAGGTATAGCAGCGATAACAGCGACCACAGCGGGACAGATGCAAAGCTCAATAAACTACACCCGCAGTAACGAAAAAGAGGCAGACCGTTTTGGCATCAGCACGCTGGCTAAAGCCGGCTTTGATGTCAATGCAATGCCGGCCTTCTTCAGCCGGCTGGCCGATGAATACCGTTACGCAAGCACACCACCACCTATGCTGCTGACTCACCCGTTGCCGGAAGATCGTATTACCGACTCACGGGCAAGGGCGCAAAGCTATCCGCCAATGAGAGTACAGCCTTCTCTTGAGTACCACCTGGCAAAATCACGAGTTGTAGCCCGTTACGCTAACATCAAACCTGAAGCCGCACACGACTGGTTTGACAGAAAGCTAAAAAAAGCGTCAGAAGAGCTGAAAGTTGCATATGAATACGGCAAAGCTCTGGTTTACCTGGATAACAAGCAGCTGGATCTGGCTGAGCCAATTTTGAAAAAGCTGCTTAAACAGGATGCTGTAAACGAGTTCTATCTGGATGCGCTAAGCGACTTTTATATCTATAAAAAGTCACCGGAAACTTCGGTAAACATGCTGAAGAAGGCGCTGACACTGAAGCCAAATAACCCGGTGCTTATGCTAAACCTTGCCAATGCTGAGCAGGAGGCGGGCAACAACCAGGCTGCTATCACCCTGCTACAGAAATATACCCATGATAACCCAAGCGATACCAATGGCTGGCAACTGCTGGCAAAGGCCAATAACAGCCTGGGTATCACCGACGAAGAGCTGGCTGCACGGGCAGAGATCTTTGCATTAAGGGCAAACTGGAACAAAGCACTGATGAACTATACTCAGGCAAGCCAGATTGCGGAACTGGGCAGCTTAAAGCAGGCAAGGTACGACGCCCGGATTGATCAGCTCATGGTTCAGCGGGACAGATTTTTATCCCTACAATAA
- a CDS encoding IS110 family transposase, with protein MNKNITISIDLAKTVIQVAIINKHGKLSSNQKVSQSKLISMVAKHPKAVICMEACATAHYWGRKFQQAGHQVLLVPAQIAAKYRSGNKNDPNDALAIYEASQRTDIHFVPVKTVEQQDLACLLRLREGYIKQRTQLANRIRGLAMEYGIKFPIGINSLRKQLPFELENAENELTHAARFILNNLKEQLLALDTQIDDATQALTNQAKQNEDCKLLASLPGISWISGSALYARLGNASAYKCGRDASASIGLVPAHTGSGGRNINLGITKRGDRYLRALVVHGARAVVSHVKDKTDPLSQWIRSLLERNHVNKVVIALANKIVRMACAILKSKQPYQLKLA; from the coding sequence ATGAACAAGAATATCACTATTTCTATCGACCTTGCTAAGACTGTTATTCAAGTTGCGATAATTAATAAGCACGGAAAGCTTTCATCTAATCAAAAAGTATCTCAATCAAAGTTAATTTCAATGGTGGCTAAGCACCCCAAAGCTGTTATTTGTATGGAAGCTTGTGCAACGGCTCATTATTGGGGTCGAAAGTTCCAGCAGGCAGGACATCAAGTCTTACTCGTGCCTGCTCAGATCGCCGCTAAGTATCGCTCGGGAAATAAAAATGATCCCAATGATGCTTTGGCTATTTATGAAGCCAGTCAGCGGACAGATATTCATTTCGTTCCGGTTAAAACTGTTGAACAGCAAGATCTTGCCTGCTTACTAAGACTGCGGGAAGGTTATATTAAGCAACGAACACAGCTTGCTAACCGTATCCGGGGGCTTGCGATGGAATATGGCATCAAATTTCCCATAGGAATCAATTCGCTCAGAAAACAGCTACCGTTTGAGTTGGAAAATGCTGAAAATGAATTAACCCATGCTGCTCGGTTTATTCTAAATAATCTTAAAGAACAGTTGCTCGCGCTTGATACCCAAATTGATGATGCCACTCAAGCTCTTACCAATCAGGCAAAACAAAATGAAGATTGTAAGCTTTTAGCCTCGTTACCGGGTATTTCATGGATTTCAGGCAGTGCTTTGTATGCCAGGTTAGGAAATGCATCGGCTTATAAGTGTGGTAGGGATGCAAGCGCAAGCATTGGATTAGTGCCTGCTCATACAGGAAGTGGAGGTAGAAATATCAACCTTGGCATTACTAAGCGAGGAGATCGTTATCTCAGAGCTCTTGTCGTTCATGGTGCCCGAGCTGTAGTTAGTCATGTCAAAGATAAAACTGATCCACTTAGTCAGTGGATACGCTCTCTGTTAGAGAGAAACCATGTGAATAAAGTCGTTATTGCTCTAGCGAATAAGATAGTCAGGATGGCGTGTGCCATATTGAAATCAAAACAGCCTTACCAGCTTAAGTTAGCTTAA
- the arsC gene encoding arsenate reductase (glutaredoxin) (This arsenate reductase requires both glutathione and glutaredoxin to convert arsenate to arsenite, after which the efflux transporter formed by ArsA and ArsB can extrude the arsenite from the cell, providing resistance.) yields MSVVIYHNPRCSKSRQTLALLEENGVTPEVVKYLEDVPSAEDLKALFQQLELAEVRKMMRTKEAVYKELNLGNPELSDEQLFQAMAENPKLIERPIVLAKGKARLGRPPEQVLEIL; encoded by the coding sequence ATGTCAGTCGTGATTTATCACAACCCAAGATGCTCAAAAAGCCGTCAGACACTGGCGCTGTTAGAAGAAAATGGCGTCACACCTGAAGTGGTAAAATATCTGGAAGATGTACCTTCTGCTGAGGATTTAAAAGCGTTGTTTCAGCAACTGGAGTTAGCTGAAGTCAGAAAGATGATGAGAACCAAAGAGGCGGTTTATAAAGAGCTGAATCTGGGCAATCCGGAGCTAAGCGATGAGCAACTGTTTCAGGCTATGGCAGAAAACCCTAAGCTGATTGAAAGGCCTATTGTGTTGGCGAAAGGAAAAGCCAGACTTGGCCGACCGCCGGAGCAGGTATTAGAGATACTGTAA
- the upp gene encoding uracil phosphoribosyltransferase — protein sequence MKVVEVKHPLVKHKVGLMREGDISTKRFRELATEVGSLLTYEATSDFETEKVTIEGWNGPVEVDQIKGKKVTVVPILRAGLGMMDGVLEHVPSARISVVGIYRDEETLEPIPYFNKLASNIDERIALVVDPMLATGGSMIATIDLLKEKGCKAIKVLVLVSAPEGIEALEKAHPDVELYTAAIDEKLNDKGYIVPGLGDAGDKIFGTK from the coding sequence ATGAAAGTTGTTGAAGTGAAACATCCGTTAGTTAAACACAAAGTAGGTTTAATGCGTGAAGGAGACATCAGCACAAAGCGTTTTCGTGAGTTAGCTACAGAGGTTGGTAGCCTTCTGACTTACGAAGCAACATCAGACTTTGAAACTGAAAAAGTGACCATCGAAGGCTGGAATGGTCCGGTAGAAGTCGATCAAATCAAAGGTAAGAAAGTAACGGTAGTGCCTATCCTGCGTGCAGGTCTTGGCATGATGGATGGTGTTCTTGAGCACGTACCAAGTGCACGTATCAGTGTGGTTGGTATCTACCGTGATGAAGAGACACTGGAGCCAATCCCTTACTTCAACAAGCTGGCATCTAACATCGATGAGCGTATTGCTCTGGTTGTTGACCCAATGCTGGCAACAGGTGGTTCAATGATTGCGACAATCGATCTGCTAAAAGAGAAAGGTTGTAAAGCAATTAAAGTACTTGTTCTGGTTTCTGCGCCAGAAGGTATTGAAGCTCTGGAAAAAGCGCACCCGGATGTGGAGCTGTACACAGCAGCTATCGATGAGAAGCTGAACGATAAAGGCTACATCGTACCTGGTCTTGGTGATGCGGGTGATAAGATCTTCGGTACTAAATAA